The genomic stretch CTTATATCTTACTGCATCTAGGcctgacattatgtttagtgtatgcATGTGCGCTCGATATCAATCCGCTCCTAAGGAATCATATTTAAAAGTTGTAAAGCGCATCCTTAGATACCTTCATGGTACATCTAAGGATGAGCTTTGGTTTTCCAAAGGTATAGATTGTAATTTGGTTGGTTACTCTGATTCCGATTTTTTCGGTTGCGAATCTAATAGTAAAAGTACTAGTGAAACTTGCCACGTATTTTCAAACTCCATAGTTAGTTGGCATAGCTAGAAGCAAGTCTTTGTTTCTTTGTCAACTGCCGAGGCGGAATACTATGCAGTTGatagttgttgtgctcaaattttatggctcaaacaacaattaTTTGACTTTGACATTAAACTTCAATGTATTTTGATAATGTGCGATAATACTAGTGCGATCAACCTAACCAAAAATCCATTGTTGCATTCTCGTACTAAACATATTGGTATGTGTCACCATTTCCTATGAGATTATGTTGAAAAAGGCGATGTCGtttttgagcatgttgatagtaAAAATCAACTTGCCGGTATTTTTATAAAACCTCTTGCGATTGAGCCATTTTTCAATATTCGTCGGGAATTGGGCATTCTCGATATCTCAAATCTTTCCTAATATATGTTGTTGCATGCACTATTTATATTTGTTTTTAACCTTCTTTTGAAAAGTTTTATTTCATATGAGTGCATCCTCCATCTATCATCTTATGAGGTAATATCATTCTTAAATTATCTCTTTTTTCTTCAGTTTTTATGTAATATGTTACTTATCTTTAACTTGTTTATTTGATTGCATGTTTATGATCCAAGATTGTGTGATATATTTGATGtatgttaaatttcatgtttgttcacttccaaaaatttcATTGATTACCCATGAGTTTTTCAatttatatgcttatagtgacGTCATATTTTTATTTCATCATCATATGTATTCCGTGCTATTGTTTATTCACATTTGAAGTATTTTTTATGTTATTAGTGTTTGAGCATGTTcttatattttattattatgaTGTTCTATTGTAACCTTATCAAAAATTTGTAATGAGTTTCATCTTTTTGTCTGATTTGGTTGTGTATTTATGTTTATGCTTTGTTTCAATTTGACGTAATCCTATGTGAGTGCACATTAAATTTGAATCATTTAATCTTTGCGACGCCTCTGAGTGATTTATATATTGGTGTGAATTTTTAGTGATACTTATCACGTTTATAcctttgtctctttttgatgttgtcaaagaGTGGAAAAGTACAAGGTTTTATGATGCACGTATTCAGGGGGGAGCTATGATCAAGACACCAAATATGTTGTAAGTttttccatcataaaaaaggggagtatgtgagtgcatTATCCTCGTAAGAAATATTTTGAATGATGACAAAACTAGGACACTTAGTATTTGTGTATATTGGATCTTATTGTCTATGAGTAGATGTGCACTATCATATTAGGACACTTAAAATTAGGCTAGATAGACCATTACAAGTCAAAATGATAAATTTTCATGAAAAACAAGTCTATGAGTCGATACATTAAGTCTATGAGTCAATAAATACTAAGGGATTCTTAAAACAAAAATTATGCCTTCTATGTAGCGCTACATAGGAGCCTTGAGTTGATATATAATGCGTATGTAGC from Lathyrus oleraceus cultivar Zhongwan6 chromosome 7, CAAS_Psat_ZW6_1.0, whole genome shotgun sequence encodes the following:
- the LOC127102602 gene encoding uncharacterized mitochondrial protein AtMg00810-like, with product MQSVKDFSKLIWVKFEMNLMRELNYFLGLQIKQLKERAFVCQTNYQELFKRFKMVYAKSIDTPMPTNENLVKDENGKDVDVKRYRAMIGSLLYLTASRPDIMFSVCMCARYQSAPKESYLKVVKRILRYLHGTSKDELWFSKGIDCNLVGYSDSDFFGCESNSKSTSETCHVFSNSIVSWHS